Part of the Candidatus Obscuribacterales bacterium genome, TCGCCAGCAGCTTGAGGCACTCTGCCAAGTGGTGACGGATTATGTGCAGACAATGTTGTATACACCGCCATCTTTGCCTTCCCGTCCCCTAGCGTTGCTGAATGCCCCACCGTCTGCAGGGCAAGCCCTGGCACCGGTGACGGATATAACGATTACTCCTCAAGGGTTGCTCTACCACCAGCTATCCTTGGGGGATCTGGCGACCCCAGAATCGGGGCCAACCATTCCCCTGAGCGTGACCCAACTGGCAGATTTATCGACGGCTTTGGATGCGTATCAGGCGGATGCTATGGCGATCCCGACTCTCGCTCAGCCCAAGGGTCTGGGCGTTATTCAGGGGTGGTGGCGAGTGGCAGCGATCGCTGTTTTTGTGATGGGAACTACGGTGTCTGCCGTGCAGTTTTTGCCATCGCAGATGTCGATGGAAACGGTGAGCGAATCTGATGCAGCCTCCCGTAGCGACGAGATTAGCCCGGAGAGAAGCGCCAGCTCCCCTGCTACCCCCCGCCCCAACCGTCGCCAACGGATCGAGGATGAGGCCAATGAACTAGATGATCCTTTGGCAGACGATCGTCTAGCCAATGATCCAGATCTGGATTTGCCGGCCGATAATCTCCGTCGAGGTGAAGGGCGATCGCGCCAAGGGAGACAAGTGCCGCCTGCGCCAACCCCTAGAGACTTGTCTAGAGAGTCCCCTCAATCTCGTACGGGCTCTCGTGCTGACCTGCCCCAAGAGCCAGCGATCGCCAGCGAATCAGCTCCTTCCACCCTAACTGTCCCCAATCCGGGGCAACGTGAGATGTCGCCATCAGCAGAGCCGTCAGGGCAAGCAGAGCAGGCAGATGTTATCGAACCCTTTGAGCTTGACGACTTTAGCCCAGAAGAACGAGGTATACCTCGCGCGCCGATCGCCCCCGGCACGGCCTTTGATCGGCTACCTCAAGTATCAGAGGTTCGCGACTATTTTCAACAAACCTGGATACCGCCGTCAGACTTAACCCAATCCCTAGAATACCGATTATCGATTGATAGCAGCGGTGCGCTACAATCGGTCACCCCCCTTGGTCAACCATCGCGAGATTATCTAGATCGCACAGCCATGCCCAGTGGTGATCAACCCTTCGTCTCGCCGACTCCTGGCCAATCGCTGCAAATCCGGTTGCTTCTGAGCCCTGCAGGAACCGTCCAAACATTTTTAGAAGGTGAAACATAAGCCAGATTGATATTGTAAGAAACTCATCATGAACCCTGTCCTGGCCCAAACAAGCGTGGCTGTTTTGGGTATCCTAGGTTACAGGGTTTATTTGTGTATGAACTTTCCAGCCATCCAGCTCATACCTTCCTAAACCCGTAGACCGATCTCTAACGCTGCCAGTTCGTCTTTCTACCATTCATATCGCTTGGTTATGGCTCTTGCCCAATGAGCGTTGCACATTTGCCGCCTATTCCTATGCCTGATCGTCACTTTATCCAGCCGTTTGATCACGTCTCCATTGATATTTTGATTGTGGATGACAAGCCCAACAATCTACGTCTCCTATCCACCCTTCTAGAGCGCGAAGGCTACAACGTCCGGAAGGCACTGGATGGAGAAATGGCGATCACTGCAATCAATACCCTTTGCCCCGATCTAGTGCTGTTGGACATTATGATGCCTGGCTTGGATGGGTATGAAGTATGCAAACAGTTGAAAGATAATCCTCACACTACTGAAATTCCGATTATTTTTCTAACGGCACTCAACGAAGCCTTTGATAAGGTTAGGGCATTTGAGGTAGGTGGTTCTGACTACATTACCAAGCCTTTTCAAATTGAAGAGGTCTTGATCCGTATCCGTAACCAAGTCATGCTCAAGCTGTCGGAGGAGCGAATGCGCAACCTCAATGCAGAGCTAGAAGAACGGGTGATTGAACGC contains:
- a CDS encoding DUF4335 domain-containing protein translates to MPSVLRRYTPPTCTLEIMAQGSALSRWTDRQVLKQVKFRLNFDDPRIPKDQQQSISGDRQQLEALCQVVTDYVQTMLYTPPSLPSRPLALLNAPPSAGQALAPVTDITITPQGLLYHQLSLGDLATPESGPTIPLSVTQLADLSTALDAYQADAMAIPTLAQPKGLGVIQGWWRVAAIAVFVMGTTVSAVQFLPSQMSMETVSESDAASRSDEISPERSASSPATPRPNRRQRIEDEANELDDPLADDRLANDPDLDLPADNLRRGEGRSRQGRQVPPAPTPRDLSRESPQSRTGSRADLPQEPAIASESAPSTLTVPNPGQREMSPSAEPSGQAEQADVIEPFELDDFSPEERGIPRAPIAPGTAFDRLPQVSEVRDYFQQTWIPPSDLTQSLEYRLSIDSSGALQSVTPLGQPSRDYLDRTAMPSGDQPFVSPTPGQSLQIRLLLSPAGTVQTFLEGET